From a region of the Aeoliella mucimassa genome:
- a CDS encoding BON domain-containing protein: MLETVHEVPQLIARISAALESSPYISPGKVRVESGEEGEVRLHGRVQTFFEKQMAQESIRHLAGESRIHNMVEVTW; encoded by the coding sequence ATGCTCGAAACCGTCCACGAAGTCCCACAGCTGATTGCCCGCATTTCTGCAGCCCTCGAATCGAGTCCCTACATTTCGCCTGGAAAGGTTCGTGTTGAGTCGGGCGAGGAAGGCGAGGTTCGGCTGCATGGTCGGGTGCAGACCTTTTTTGAGAAGCAAATGGCTCAAGAGTCGATTCGCCATCTCGCTGGCGAGAGCCGCATCCACAACATGGTAGAAGTTACTTGGTAG
- a CDS encoding zinc-dependent peptidase — protein sequence MLRTLARWLGLTDDRAERLPHVTREWREMLRRHIWQYQYLSSRHRLRVDEVVCRMVGEHRWTGGSGYEVTDEMRVVISGIVGLMSLGLDEPYTFPRVPEIILYPKGFFATSEQMSAWSSHPVLGSNLNQPRLGEAWQWGPIVLAWDRIVDPFDNSGWHVNVVIHEFTHHLDGLDGDMEGMPPLESSELEHEWHRVTELDYLQLVGEARRGEQGLLSHYGATNRAEFFAVASEVFFDHPHDLRDEHPHLYEVLAKFFRQSPADFLPRDAQPPIHRRGRTAWRRPRRYRPAPQLEIDPFVRGLSQYQEQDYRGAVASFSEVISSDPEDGEAYTSRGLAYLGLQQWNEALSDANQALEFDDSDYDAQLVRGCALVRCGELKPGIQCLRYAVEHTNSSLANAHLGWAYLKQNEPRKALHHLSLAHAIEPYDAQTLRWRAEAHLQMGDEKQAEDDRQRADRLDPTD from the coding sequence ATGCTACGCACCCTGGCACGCTGGCTCGGCCTCACAGACGATCGCGCCGAACGTCTTCCCCACGTGACTCGGGAATGGCGCGAGATGCTGCGTCGCCATATCTGGCAGTATCAGTACCTCAGCAGTCGTCATCGCCTGCGGGTGGATGAAGTCGTTTGCCGCATGGTCGGAGAACACCGCTGGACCGGAGGTTCCGGTTATGAGGTGACCGACGAGATGCGAGTGGTTATTTCTGGCATCGTCGGGCTGATGTCGCTTGGTCTCGATGAGCCCTATACGTTCCCGCGGGTGCCGGAGATTATTCTCTATCCCAAGGGGTTTTTTGCCACGAGCGAGCAGATGTCGGCCTGGAGTTCCCATCCCGTGCTCGGCTCGAACCTCAATCAGCCCCGCTTGGGAGAAGCCTGGCAGTGGGGTCCCATCGTGCTGGCCTGGGATCGCATCGTCGATCCTTTCGACAACAGTGGTTGGCACGTTAACGTGGTGATTCATGAGTTTACGCATCACCTCGACGGCTTGGATGGCGATATGGAGGGAATGCCTCCGCTGGAGTCTTCGGAGCTCGAGCACGAATGGCACCGAGTCACCGAGCTCGATTACTTGCAGCTGGTAGGCGAAGCCAGGCGAGGAGAGCAAGGGCTGCTGAGCCATTACGGGGCGACGAACCGTGCAGAGTTTTTCGCGGTCGCCAGCGAGGTGTTCTTTGATCACCCGCACGATCTTCGCGACGAGCATCCCCATCTATACGAAGTGCTAGCGAAGTTCTTTCGGCAAAGCCCTGCCGATTTCCTGCCGCGCGACGCTCAGCCGCCAATTCATCGACGTGGCCGCACCGCCTGGCGTCGACCTCGCAGGTACCGGCCCGCTCCACAGCTCGAGATCGATCCCTTCGTACGAGGGCTTTCACAATATCAGGAGCAAGATTACCGCGGTGCGGTGGCCTCATTCAGCGAGGTGATTTCCAGCGATCCCGAAGATGGCGAAGCGTACACATCGCGAGGACTCGCGTATCTCGGACTTCAGCAATGGAACGAAGCACTAAGCGATGCCAATCAGGCTCTAGAGTTTGACGATAGCGACTACGACGCGCAGCTAGTACGAGGCTGTGCCTTGGTGCGATGCGGAGAACTGAAGCCCGGCATCCAATGCCTGCGGTACGCGGTGGAGCATACGAATTCATCTCTCGCCAACGCCCACTTAGGGTGGGCTTATCTCAAGCAGAACGAACCTCGTAAGGCCCTGCACCATCTTTCTCTTGCCCACGCGATCGAGCCGTACGATGCGCAAACCTTGCGATGGCGGGCGGAAGCTCATCTTCAAATGGGCGATGAGAAGCAAGCGGAAGACGATCGTCAGCGGGCCGACCGGCTCGACCCGACGGATTAG
- a CDS encoding DinB family protein, which yields MELKPHLLFMLEAARTNTLQQLETLTKPEEWFYQPTAGANHPLWIMGHLAMADNRFAWRFREATDYKPEGYAELFWIGTSPVSDASLYPAVEEVRNYLDDRRSNLLSVVEGLTEEEIAAPMPPLEGNHPMNSVPCHGSWLYYAAMHEMVHAGQLTVCRRGLGQSPLR from the coding sequence ATGGAACTCAAACCACACTTGCTGTTCATGCTCGAAGCTGCACGCACTAATACGTTGCAGCAACTTGAGACACTGACAAAGCCAGAGGAGTGGTTCTACCAACCAACCGCAGGGGCGAACCATCCGCTCTGGATCATGGGACACCTGGCCATGGCCGATAATCGCTTCGCCTGGAGATTCCGCGAAGCAACCGACTATAAGCCAGAAGGATACGCCGAATTGTTCTGGATCGGCACCAGCCCGGTCAGTGATGCCAGCTTGTATCCCGCCGTCGAAGAGGTGCGGAATTACCTGGACGACCGCCGGAGCAACCTGCTTTCGGTGGTCGAGGGACTCACGGAGGAAGAAATCGCCGCGCCGATGCCGCCGCTGGAGGGGAACCACCCGATGAACAGTGTTCCGTGTCACGGATCGTGGTTGTATTATGCAGCCATGCACGAAATGGTGCATGCGGGGCAACTAACTGTCTGCCGTCGTGGACTCGGCCAAAGCCCGCTGCGATAG
- a CDS encoding transglutaminase-like domain-containing protein, with product MPVPAYCQPSAYQALRDEIATMETPVGLVRAACAIAAHEAGVLETVRTLESLNALVRTVEHRSPSKSQDALIANLHDVLFDVIQLTGNVDDYCNPENSYLPNVVTSRRGLPITLSLVYYYVACELGLVAHGVNSPGHFMVAVETTEGDQPTLMFVDPFYGGSLLSLPEAFERIMQATGKFIEPDPRLLAPASHQDWLRRIILNLIAIFARNGRERDLHAMQEMLSLVEGNHVE from the coding sequence ATGCCTGTGCCTGCCTACTGCCAACCATCCGCCTACCAGGCTCTACGAGACGAAATTGCAACCATGGAGACCCCGGTCGGCCTGGTGCGCGCTGCATGCGCGATCGCCGCCCACGAAGCGGGGGTGCTTGAGACCGTCCGGACGCTGGAATCGCTCAACGCGCTAGTACGCACGGTGGAGCATCGCTCGCCGAGCAAGTCGCAAGACGCGTTGATCGCTAACTTGCACGACGTGCTGTTCGACGTCATTCAGCTCACCGGCAACGTAGACGACTATTGCAATCCTGAGAATAGTTATCTGCCGAATGTCGTCACAAGTCGACGAGGCTTGCCGATCACCCTGTCGCTGGTCTACTACTACGTGGCCTGCGAACTGGGCCTTGTCGCCCACGGGGTGAACTCGCCAGGGCATTTTATGGTGGCTGTCGAAACCACCGAGGGGGACCAGCCGACGCTAATGTTCGTCGACCCGTTCTATGGGGGCTCGCTACTGTCGCTCCCCGAGGCGTTTGAGCGGATTATGCAAGCGACGGGGAAGTTCATCGAGCCCGATCCTCGGTTGCTGGCTCCGGCAAGCCATCAGGACTGGCTGCGACGTATTATTCTGAATCTCATTGCTATCTTTGCTCGCAACGGCCGTGAGCGAGATCTCCATGCCATGCAAGAAATGCTGAGTCTGGTGGAGGGGAACCATGTGGAATAA